GGCCACAAAGTTAATTGATCTGCTTTGTGAAAATGTCTATCTTCTTAGAAAGCCATTTCTTCAGTGTTGATaactgtttgtatgtgtgttcacTTGAGTCACATGACAAAGATTTGATCAATTCAAAAAAGACTTGCAATGCGACTTGGAATTTAATGTCTCCCAACTTTACTTGGGCTTAATTATTTTTTCGATTAAACGTACAGCTGTCAGTCAGCAATAAAATTCCCCACATCGCTATGGATACCCAACTAAACAGAAGCCAGTCAGAGTTAGGGAAGAGAAAGATGATGAACAATCTCAACGTTTCTGAACAGCATTTTTCTGAGATAATACTATAAATTACATTGGGCTTTTGTGGATGAGCACATGTTTAGGACTCAAAGCTGTAAGGACTTGGGTCTTGACTGAGCACTTGCAAAACAATGgctttcttccacctctggttgtTTGTGCTTTCATATAAAGCTATTGCTATCACTCAGACATACCCAACGTGATACACCTACAGTGTTTGGGTTTGGTGATAAAATGACCAGCAGAGCTGCCCAGATAGTCTGAGTGTTAGAAGTAAACACTGTGCTAATGCTCCACTTCATACCAGCTTAACTACTTTACACTGGGAGCCTCTGGTTGACAGGCTGGGCCTTCTCTCTAAATCACCAAGACAAGGGCAAACAGAGGAAACCATACACCTGTCTGCAGAGCTGAGGTTTTTCCACAGGCTAAAATTGTTTATTCAGATGTAAGACTGATGTCCAACTGAATGCTGCAAAATCTCCCTACCGGGTTGACCGTATGAGGTATTGTGTTTCTGCGGCATTCCTGTAAGGCTATGTGGACCAGACTGGCAGACTGGGCAGTGATGAGTAATATTTTACCGCAAAGGGAAGAAGGTCCGGTGTGTGGGCTGCATGGGTgggttgtctgtgtgtgtgtactcatgTGAAGATACATGCGTTAGGAGACCTGAAAACAACCTTCCTTTCACCTCATGCACACTGTGAATTGAAGCTGTTTCATCTTGCATTTTTATCGTCCTAAAAGTGTCTTCAAGGGGCAAAGCAGAGTATCAGTGAGGTCACGGTGACATAGGCAAATCCTACGTTAGACGTCAGAGTTTCGGATCAGAGAGAAAGGCAAGAGAGGAGGGCTCATAAAAGAGACAAGGACTTTCATTCAGCGACTCCATGTGTCCTTATATCGCCATCTTTCAACGTGCTCTTCTCACTCTTTCCCTTCAGCTTTTGCCTTTGACTGGATCCTGTCCTGTACCctaaagaaaattaaaaaaaagaaaccacatCACCAATGAAACACTTGTGTTTAATCACATGTTTTACCGATTGAATCCTGAACTCATTCTTTGACTCCATATGCACGTATCACTATAATCAACGCTTGTTTTCCACCTCAAAGGCAGCTATTGGTCGGGGCATTGCTTGGTGGTGAGAGATGGACAGTCAGCATGCAGACACAGCCTTATTACtctgagagagaagagagagagagcaatgATAAGACCCGGCCTTTACACAGACTGATACACATCATATGCTTGggcgcacacacatacaaatacaggCATGTGTTTGTGAGATATTTGTTTGAGTGCCAAGCCTAAGTGTTTAACCTTTATCATGAAATTCATTAACGCAGAAAGGTCAGAATAAAACTAGTTTCCAAAGCTGGATGTTGGCCAGCATACATTAATTAATTCAACTACTGTTTatcagatttaaaatgattatgcAATAGCTTTGTGGGGGAAATTCCTATGCAAATAGTGAAGCCAATATTGAACTGACTGCCTACATTTGTGAGGTGTTAATGCTCTGTTACAAGGCTTCAATATTATTTCTCTCTCTACCCCCACAGTAGTGTCTGCCCAGTGTTTACCACTCAGATCCACACCCTCTCCTCACATTGTCCTTCCTGTTGTCCGAGGCCAGCTCAGACAGGCGGGATCATCACCCATTATGTTCTTTAAGACGtgtgcacacagacaaacagtacACTCCAGGTAAGAGAACCTGCTAAGTAgatagtcacacacacatttgaagaCGTACAGAGGCAAGCAGATGCACATGAGTTTACATTAAACTGTTTCCATGTTCTCCTTTGTGAGTGTGATGGTGCTCCAGTTCAAAGTGTTTCACAGATGCAGTTTAGGTGGACGCATCTCTGTTATCCTGGTTATAATCTGTTTATCTGCTCAGTGTGCGAACAAACTTCCAATCCTGCATTGCTGATTGGCATTTGCTGTACCCACCTGATGAAACTGACAGGTAAGTAAATGATAAACAACATGAATAGATGCATATTAATTTCTGTCGACACACACAGGAGACATAACATGTTATGTAATAAGTACAGATTGAAAGTAGAAGTGTCATAGAATCTGTGTTGACAACCGAGAGCAGTGAAGACCCTTACACCCATCTAGTGGTCTCTAGAACAACTGTAGCTTTGGGCATATATTTTACTCAGTGCAATGCAGCTGCTGCATTCTTCAAAAATAGATAGTATATTTTGATAATATAAATTGGCCCTTAGTTGTCAAGGTCTCGGCAGAAAAGGCTAAACTATGAGTTTCATCACTTCATCCCCTGTATTGCACAGGtgttcatattattattatgtttgaaGGAAAATTCGCCTTCAAACTAAATTgatattgtttaatattttattgttcaATGGTAAAAATGGTTTCTCTAACATCTGTTTCTTAAACTGAAAATCAAAACTTCAAGAATAAATCCACCAGAAAAGAAgcacacattcaaatgaaattccCATCAATTGTCCGATTTATGGTCTTCAGAGTGGTCAACATGTCCTTTGAGTTTACCtttatgtgaaaaataaaagctgaggtactaaaaaaaaaataattcttaTTATTAGTGATCAAATAACACAGTATTGGGTGTCTGAAGGAGTCATTTACTTatgcaccagcacttacaatgaTGTAGCTTGTTTGAAATAAATTTGTGAGCTCTGTTCTTGTTTTCCTTAGTATGAAtctatggtttattgcacttattgtagtCGCTTCAGtataaaagcgtcagctaaatgctaTGCAAGTAGTaggcagtggtgtaaagtaactagtagCTAGTGGTACAATAAAGTACAGTTTACACTCCACTACAGTAGATGTCAGCATTCACCTTCAATGTTTCTTCTCAATCcgtcacaaacacaaagaagaggaagaagcgGAACCAATGTTTCACGTCCTGTTTCTGCCGGATGACAAAACTGGAGCACGGGCGGTTTGCTTCAAAACATTATGGCGTCGAGAAGAACGTCAACAGCTCCGAGCGGGTTTAAAAGTTCCTTCGCTGACACTAAAAGGTATTTATATTGTCATCTTATTCTCCTTATTagtgttgatttattttaagtgaGTGTCGTTTAATTTGTAGATGTATGCTAAGTTTTGTTTAAGGATAATTTAATGTTGAAAACACCCACTTTAGCTGTTTTAAATAACACCATATCAtcttttattaaacataaaCGTTACTTTTTCACTgcttcaaacacacatgtacGCTGTAAACGTTaatacacactttaaaatgtaacaataacTGATCGGTGGCTTTGAGCTAACATTATAGCTTAGCTTCCGGTTTGTcgtgttttcaaaataaataataaagacaacttttattttgtaatttgtgctCTCATTTCAACATTATTGAATTTAACTTGTACATTTTACTAATTCGTTTTCAGCTCGAAAAGTGGCAGCAATGCTGTTAAAGCCACCGTCAGTGGACCTGGAAAGAAAACTGTTAAAAGTAAGTATTGGAAATGGTTCACGTTGTTAGTTACTGCAACACTGCTGTCATTTATAAGACTTTAGATAAGAATTAGTAATCCCGATGATAACACATCCAATAATGTGTTCTGCCAGAGTTTTCAAACTCAGTTTTGCTCCATGCTGTCatctttaaagcattttaatattcattgtatttcctccctctctttcaatCTTTAGCCACTGGGACTGTTGTCAAGTCTCGATATATGCAGTCTGCTGAGAAGTCATCTCTTTCAAAGGTAGTTTCCTATTTTccttaatgtattttttcagttttgctcATGGTAATCCAACTAGATTAGCTGTTGTTACTTAGAATGAAGACCTATGCTGCCAATATTCTGCATACATTATTAGTTAAATTAGGCCTCCCTTGTTTGTATGCAGTtttgctgtctgtctgtttacaCTGTTGATGTTTCACAGTTGTAATACATTGCACCCCTATGACCATTTACAGAGTAACTCACTGACCAACGAGTCTCTTGCTGTGCCGCTGAGGCCTTCTTCACCTAAACCAAGTGGAGTCAAACCGAGAGTGGGCACGCCACCGAGAGTGGGCACGCCACCGAGACTGGGCACGCCACCGAGACGCTCGATGGCCCCAAAGGCTACATGTAAGGCATTCCTCTGTTAATAACTGTGAATATCATTTTGACTATGTTAATTTGAATCAAAGAGTATGTTTATTGAAGTGTTCTACAGCAGGAAGGTGTATCTTTCCAATTTGAAAAGATAGAGGAGAAGAGAGCTATGAATAACTCTAGCATGTTGTTTTCCTTACAGCAATGATGTCCTGTGAAGCTGAGCCTTCATTGCTTGGGAAAAGTATTCTCCAGTCCACTTTCTCAGATGGACACTGCTTTCGACCAAATTTTGATATTTCAGTCATTAAAGGTAAACCGATTAAAACATCCTAACATGTTGGCAGTTATTTTTACAAATAAGACAATAAtttaacagttttgtttttataaaactctCAAAGAGAAAACAGTGTTTGAAAATGCACCAGAGCCCGAGAGAAATCCAGAGACTGAGAAGGAGATCATCGAGACGCAGACATTCCTACTGGCCTATATCACAGCTGAGGTGAGTTAGTCTAACTTACTGTATTTGATTTGCTAAAGCATGCTTTCAATGCATCTGTTTTCTTAAATGAAACTCAGTTTTGAGTGACATAATGAACATCTTATCAGTCCTAAGAAATTAGAAATCTGGACATGTCTCTTTGATCATTGTGTTTAGATGGAGAGCAACACTGCAAAGCGTAAGGCTGAGGCAGAAACAAGGATCATgcaggagatggaggaagaagaggcccTGTATAATGAAGTCCAGGAGAAGAAACATCAGTACCTCATCATGGAGAAGGGCAGGCTGGTGAATGAGCTGCTAGATTTACAGGTCAGGAAATAATCTTCTTTTGTAATAACCTTATTGAATGTTGTCCTATCACATTTATATCTGTAGACATTGGTGCTGTTGCAAAGTCATACCCCATTTAGGCTCGTTGAAATAGAAAACAGCTGGGCTATACCTGGTTTTAGAATTGTATTGTGTCAAACAAATGCGTACATTGTGTTAAAGATAGTATAAGTACATGATTCTTATCCTACTAATATTATCATTTTCCTTCAGATTGCTGCTCTGACTCCTGTGGCAGAAAAGGCCAAACAGTTCACAAAGAACTACAAGTCTTTCGCCACAGCTGTTGACACCACCCGACACGAGCTGCCAGTGAAGAACTTCTACATTGACGGGGACAGAAGGGAGTTTCTAGGTTGTTACTGCGTTTAAAAGTTGCACAAAACAACATTGTCAAAGATAAAAGAACAGACATGAAACACTCAGATGGTGTGCTTCATTAGGACGGTACGATCATATTCAGATTGACTTGGTAACATGAGATAGATAACACCTTTTAAAAACTATAATCTGATACTGATTCCTCAATAGGTAAATATGAATCGATAGCACCTTTCATTAACACAGTCCTTTCTACTTCACACCTGAGATGAGCAAATGCAAAACCAATACAGAAATGCTGTAGGAATGTATTGGTCCTAATAAGAAGTTGGTTATCCGTATATCAACAAAAACAGCTGGTTTGAACTATGTGCTTCttgaaatgttgaatatttcatGTAACCTTTACCATGGGATTTGAATTTTGCAACTTGTGATCCATGTTGTGTCATATCAACCTGTGTCTTCCCATTTCAGATAAAGCTGAGGCTTGCCTGAAGGAGAGTGAGAAGCTGCTGGTGGAGTGCACAGAGGGAGATCAGACGGACAACAGCACTTCTTTAGAGTGCCTCagagacataaaaacaacatcaaaagaCATCAGTCAGCAGCTGTCGGGGTAAGCATAGACAGTGTGAATAGATCACTTGTCTTTTTGAACCTGGTAATGCTGTGAATACATGTTCTGTTCGGTGTGATTTTCTTCCCAGAGGATTTTACTGTATGACATGACTCCTTTATAATAACAGTTCATGACTTAAGTCTTTTGGCTGAAATAAGACAGTTACTTTACTTTTCACTAGATTTCAATGTATACAGTTTGtgcattcattttctttgtgacaCTTAAAACTCAGACTTTGAGGCAAAAAAAGCCTGCTTACCCACTTATCTCCCTTTTTGATCCACCCCTCTCGTTGCACTTGTATTCAAACTTTGTTGTTTTCTATTTCAGGACATTTTCAGAGCTACTGGAGCTGTCTTCACTGGTCTGCCGCCATACCATCAATGTCCAGCAGGCCACGGAGGAGGAACAGCTTGGCACTGCAAGAACCCTGAAGCTCTACTGCCCCACACCATAGAAGAATACTAGACAGCATGGGATACACAAAACACGCACTTTGGATACCCCTCCCCCCACCAGATTTCCCCCACTTTGCATGTACATGTACCTTTTTATTGCCTGCTTCTTAAATACAGCTTGATTTCTTTGTAGCTGTATTATGTTATTGAAATATGACTGAAACTGTTTATTGCttgggacatttttaataaataaaacagaaagtatAAAATAAGTCAACATTGGCcttcaaacaggaagtaacTCAAATAAACTTGAGCGAGTCATGCTTTTGGGTAAACTAATATGTGAAAATTGTTGTCCAAGTGAGAAAGcaagaacatttgaaatgtgttagaTTTATGTTCAGTAGTAAAGGTAACAATAACATGATATTTAATAAGATTTGGGAGCAGTGTTAAGTTTGTGAATGTGGTTTGCTACCAATCCCTAGATTGTAGCTTGTGTTTTCcaatttaatttaacataaaagtggcttgttttacacattttgggGAAATGGTGATACAATACTTTACCGTACCGTATCGTTTAGATATAGAACATCTTTCTTTAACTAATCTTATTActaaaaaacaatcacatgtaaaaacatttaagtaaCTTACGAATGGGAACCACTTATATACTTTCAGGGTCAAAAATGGATTAAATTTTATATACCTAAATTATAGATGTAAGATGAAATGTATTAAGGAATTTCTCTTAAGGTTGGTATTCTCCTTACCTGTCATTTTAAGTTTTGAAGTTGAGATGCTTTCATAACTTTTCCCAGTAAGTATTAAACGATCGAGTCTGCTTCCGGAAGTGACGTAACATCAAACCACGCTTTTAATTGGCTGACTCTGGAAAGTGACGGCCGGTCTTTTCCAAAGGACCAATGAACCGCAGGAGAGCGCCTCGTCGCATGTGagtacatgtattttttttcacatatttattaacatttctataaaaaataTGTCCGAAGTCAAGTTTTTCTAACTTACTTTGACAGTTCGCTTCGTGTAACATACGAAATGTTTGATAGTAGAAACACCGCTCGCAAGATATCTGTCTTTGCTAGCTGGCTAACGTCAAAGCTAATGGCTAACTCCTATTTAGCTTTATATATGAGCGACATACAGCTAACGTTACCTTTACCAGTCCGTTCTAAACACCTCAAACCCGGTTAAACAATGCTGTGTTTTATCCTTTGTTGCATCACTAGAAAAAGCAGCTAACATAATGTGAAGATCTCAGGTGGAGCTAACATGACAGCAGTAATTAAAACGCTTTGCTTtttcagattttgttttattaaagaagTATGTGGACTTACTGTAACTCAACCTTTAGATTGTTAGCGCAAAGTGCAGCTAACTGAAACCTGTACTTGACTCAATAGGTCCTACATGTATGtggtaaaatataaaacaagttCCAATGTGCCAATCCATAccatacaaataaacagaatatgTTAATAGAAAAAAGGTGACCATACTAAAAGAACATAGTTTAGTTAATAAGGTATGATTTTTGTCGATTAGGGCCAAGACAAGGGTTTAAATTAACTGTTTTCACCCAATAGAATAGCAGTGGATTATTCGGTGTTGTCTGATGGAGATCTAGAAGCCACTTGCATATTTGACTGTCctggcttttttttgtgtgccaTGGCCACCTCACAAAGGTAGAAGCCCTTCTTTTGTATGCTTGACATTTTCAGCTGACAACACAACTGTTTCtctcatgcagctctctctcgcAGAGGAGGGATGCCCCTGCGGGAGGAGAATGGAGACAGAGGACCGAAGAACAATGGCGAGGCAAAGCCCAGGTGAGAGAAGTGGAGGAGGATGAAAGACGGGAGCATCATGGGAAAGAAAACGTGCCCAGGGGAACCTGCCGGACCATGTGCCCCGCTCGTGAGCTGCAGGACCGCGAGCTGCAGAACTGCCTTCACCGTTTTGAGTTGTTGGCAGGCACAGAGAGAGATCGACGACCCAGGGGAGACCACCTACGTGCTGTCAAAGAATATTCAAGACCAGCAGCTGGGAAAGACTCCACAAAGCCTACTGACCTCCGTCCAGCTGCTGTGTTGCTGAAAACTGTGTGTTACCTTATAGATGACATCGCTGCCTCCCCTCACCTGCGTCCTTGGACTGAGGCAAGTGTTATTTCCCTAGTCATTCAGTTTTCAAGTTATTAGAGTTTGGGTCATGTATTaagtttttaacattttactttatCAACATTTACAAATAAGCTCCCGCAcatgtccatccatccatccatcttctcccgcttttccgtcagggtcgcggaggtaacagctccagcagatgTGTAACGTGCAAGTAAATATCTAATTGCAATGTTTTGGTGCTAGACATTGACCAGACGAAGCATCacaaacacttttctttataaaatTCACAATCAAGAAAGTATGCAGGAGTTAATATGCGTGTCAGCAATCTATTCTTTAAAGTGCAAAATAAGCCCTAACTAACCACATAGCATGTTATGTAACGTTTGGCTTTTGGATACACAGTGCAACAGTTTTAATAACTACTGTAGCACAAGCTGTGAGCGattgtttgtaataaactgCCACATTTATAGCAACCATTTGAATTCCAGGATTTCCGCAGAAAATTAGTTGAGGTGGTGGGCTGTCCGGGGCGAGGCTGGCGTTGGCCGCGGTTTGGAATGAGataaaacaggacagagtaacacggcgaatatcgctcatatttttttttttggaagaccTTGGTTAAGGCGGCAGGCGTGCGTTGTCAAGTGCTGTGGGAAACCCTGAATACACAATACATCTTTTGCAGAAAGGAGCTAGTCTAGTAAATTGGTTTCGGATATGGTTACTTTTACAAGCCCAATAAGAACAGCTTAAGATTGAAGATGCACTCACTTGCACATAAAAACTATTCACAACctgtattaaaacaaatgtaacttGTCTCCCAGGTGTACAACTTTGTCTTTGACCGGCTGCGCGGCGTGAAGCAGGACATGATCATCCAGAGGGTGTCCGGGTTGAACTGTGTTGCCATTTTAGAGCGGACAGTGCGATTCCTCATCTACGCCTCGTACCGGCTCTGTGGTGAACCCCTGCGGATCTACGACCCGCGCATCAACGACACACACCTACAGGAGAACCTGAGCTGGCTGCTGGACTGTTACGCAACTGGAACAGAACCGCATCCCAACCAGGAAGAGTTCCAAGCTCTCGGGCTGCTGTACAACTTGGGTTGGTCGCCGTGTGTCATTGTTTAACACAAGTTGTTTTGGGGGGTTGATTGCTGACATGTTAAAGCATCATTTATGTTCTATAAGCAGGATGTTGATGCAGAGATTTGTTGAAAAAGCTAATCTGTGATGCATTCCCTCTCTGAACAAGTTATAATTTGCCCTTCAAAAAGAAGCGGCTTTACTGGAGTCGTAATTTTATCTGTaactttttctgcttttatcaGAATCGATAATACAGCCTTTAAAGGAAATTTGCTGGTCATCTGTGAGAATAATTTCTTCATGCTTTCttgcttttcctctcctccaggtTCAGCTCGTGCAGCGCAGCACATCATGGAGCTCCCCGAGCGGCTTCGCAGCTCTCCTGGCATTACGCTCGCTCTCTCCATCAACAGAGCTTTCCATGAGCGAAACCCTGTGCGTTTGCTCCGATTGGCTAAGAGGTTAAACTTCATACAAAGCTGTGCTCTTCACCGTCACCTGGTGGCATGTCGTAGAGATCTGCTGCTCATTTACAGCCACGGATTCAGCAGCCGCAACTGTCGCTTCCCTCTTGCCAGACTGGCTCAACTCTTGTGTTTAGACGCGTCACTCACAACCCGACTCTGTCAGGCGTACGGAGTGGAGGTTAACCAGCAGAACCAATTGATTTTCTCTAAGGCAGCTTTCACTGAGCCTGAACAAGATAAACTGCACTGCAAACTTTATCACGACATAGtgtcagagaaacagagagaccaCAGTGTTGGGGATATCATTCATGGTTGCTCTTAAGGCAAACAAAAGGAGTAAATGAGTATACAATAATCTAAAAGATCGGTTAGCTCTATCCCCTTATGAAGGGACATCAGTGCCAATTGCATTAACTCAAGGTCTAGCTTAAATACACTCCAACCTTTTGTTTATCACGTAAGGATGATTGGATTTGAGCGTTCTTTCTTGATCAAATGTTCAACATAAGGGTCAGGGCTTATGTTGATCTATTGTCTACAATGCTCCGCCTGTGAGAGCACTCTTGGTTCTCGATATTCTTCAGCACCTGATCATGAACATGCTGCCTGATTTTATCTTAAAATGtgaattacttttatattgttacACTTTACTGTCTAAAATGTTACTTTCTAAATGTTATGTCAATGCAATTTTGTGTATCCTGTGACGCATTTCAGAAAACCCGCTGGAAAAATCTACTGTGCATCAATGCTCATTCATTCTCCTCAATGCAGTAcctcaaaagtatttaaataaatgttttttacctAAAAGAAAGAAGTCTTGGTCTTTTATTTTAGGGAGTTACCTGCATCTAAGCTCATGTACCACTTGAGGGCAGCAGATATCTGTAGAGAGCATCTCCAACTGCAACAAGTACAACAATACGTGAATGAAATATAAGTAATCCTTCTTAAAGTGTTTACCTTTTttaggtgtttttattttattttatttgtattctgtatCCCAGTTTAGGAGTCTTGTGAGGTTTTCCAAAGCAAAAGCAACTACTTGAAGCTGGTAAATCTTCTGGGATGTCTCCTGGAGCAGAAGTATGTTACATGTGCAGGTAATTTATGGTGGTTTCAGCAGCAGGCTCCGGGCTGCTCCTTACTCCGGGGTTAgtcctgctgcagcacagaagGGAGAGCAGCTATTGAAGAGAATGGAGTGCAGCCCGTCTCCCATCGCCT
This DNA window, taken from Eleginops maclovinus isolate JMC-PN-2008 ecotype Puerto Natales chromosome 9, JC_Emac_rtc_rv5, whole genome shotgun sequence, encodes the following:
- the haus8 gene encoding HAUS augmin-like complex subunit 8, which codes for MASRRTSTAPSGFKSSFADTKSSKSGSNAVKATVSGPGKKTVKTTGTVVKSRYMQSAEKSSLSKSNSLTNESLAVPLRPSSPKPSGVKPRVGTPPRVGTPPRLGTPPRRSMAPKATSMMSCEAEPSLLGKSILQSTFSDGHCFRPNFDISVIKEKTVFENAPEPERNPETEKEIIETQTFLLAYITAEMESNTAKRKAEAETRIMQEMEEEEALYNEVQEKKHQYLIMEKGRLVNELLDLQIAALTPVAEKAKQFTKNYKSFATAVDTTRHELPVKNFYIDGDRREFLDKAEACLKESEKLLVECTEGDQTDNSTSLECLRDIKTTSKDISQQLSGTFSELLELSSLVCRHTINVQQATEEEQLGTARTLKLYCPTP
- the sac3d1 gene encoding SAC3 domain-containing protein 1, which produces MNRRRAPRRISLSQRRDAPAGGEWRQRTEEQWRGKAQVREVEEDERREHHGKENVPRGTCRTMCPARELQDRELQNCLHRFELLAGTERDRRPRGDHLRAVKEYSRPAAGKDSTKPTDLRPAAVLLKTVCYLIDDIAASPHLRPWTEVYNFVFDRLRGVKQDMIIQRVSGLNCVAILERTVRFLIYASYRLCGEPLRIYDPRINDTHLQENLSWLLDCYATGTEPHPNQEEFQALGLLYNLGSARAAQHIMELPERLRSSPGITLALSINRAFHERNPVRLLRLAKRLNFIQSCALHRHLVACRRDLLLIYSHGFSSRNCRFPLARLAQLLCLDASLTTRLCQAYGVEVNQQNQLIFSKAAFTEPEQDKLHCKLYHDIVSEKQRDHSVGDIIHGCS